The following coding sequences are from one Streptomyces angustmyceticus window:
- a CDS encoding alpha-ketoacid dehydrogenase subunit beta: MTTTAAPATARKPATMAQALTRALRDAMADDPSVHVMGEDVGTLGGVFRVTDGLAKEFGEDRCTDTALAEAGILGTAVGMAMYGLRPVVEMQFDAFAYPAFEQLISHVARMRNRTRGALTMPLTIRIPYGGGIGGVEHHSDSSEAYYLATPGLQVVTPATVEDAYGLLRAAIASDDPVVFLEPKRLYWSKADWSPDAPTEVAPLGRAAVRRRGSSATLITYGPSLPVCMEAAEAAAAEGWDLEVVDLRSLMPFDEDTVCASVRRTGRAVVVHESNGFGGPGGEIAARITERCFHHLEAPVLRVAGFDIPYPPPMLERHHLPGVDRILDTVARLQWESDWTEGRGA, from the coding sequence ATGACCACCACCGCTGCTCCGGCGACCGCGCGCAAGCCCGCGACCATGGCGCAGGCACTGACCCGCGCGCTGCGCGACGCCATGGCCGACGACCCGTCCGTCCACGTCATGGGCGAGGACGTCGGCACCCTCGGCGGCGTCTTCCGGGTGACCGACGGGCTCGCCAAGGAGTTCGGTGAGGACCGCTGCACCGACACCGCGCTCGCCGAGGCCGGCATCCTGGGCACGGCCGTCGGCATGGCGATGTACGGGCTGCGGCCGGTCGTCGAGATGCAGTTCGACGCCTTCGCCTATCCCGCGTTCGAGCAGCTGATCAGCCATGTCGCCCGGATGCGCAACCGCACCCGCGGCGCGCTGACGATGCCGTTGACCATCCGCATCCCCTACGGCGGTGGCATCGGCGGCGTGGAGCACCACAGCGACTCCTCCGAGGCGTACTACCTCGCCACCCCCGGGCTCCAGGTCGTCACTCCGGCGACCGTCGAGGACGCCTACGGGCTGCTGCGCGCGGCCATCGCCTCCGACGACCCGGTCGTCTTCCTGGAGCCCAAGCGCCTGTACTGGTCCAAGGCCGACTGGTCGCCCGACGCGCCGACCGAGGTGGCGCCTCTGGGCCGGGCCGCGGTCCGGCGCCGCGGCAGCAGCGCCACGCTGATCACGTACGGGCCGTCGCTGCCGGTCTGCATGGAGGCTGCGGAGGCCGCCGCCGCCGAGGGCTGGGACCTGGAAGTGGTCGATCTGCGCTCGCTGATGCCGTTCGACGAGGACACGGTCTGCGCGTCGGTGCGGCGCACCGGACGGGCCGTGGTCGTCCACGAGTCCAACGGGTTCGGCGGTCCCGGAGGGGAGATCGCCGCACGGATCACTGAGCGCTGCTTCCACCACCTGGAGGCGCCGGTCCTGCGCGTCGCCGGGTTCGACATCCCGTATCCGCCACCCATGCTGGAGCGGCACCATCTGCCGGGCGTGGACCGGATCCTGGACACCGTGGCCCGCCTCCAGTGGGAGTCGGACTGGACCGAGGGACGTGGTGCGTGA
- a CDS encoding dihydrolipoamide acetyltransferase family protein: protein MAVVREFTLPDLGEGLTEATIVHWMVEVGEVVAVDQPVVEVETAKAMVEVPCPYGGVVTARFGGEGEEVPVGAPLVTVAVGAVPDDLAGEGPGSGAGTAEGAPGGGASAPASAGASGPAANGSADAGSGNVLVGYGTSAAAARRRRIRPGSGTAPGAAARTPGGAAEGPAGAGTAEGAPGGTAAVGAVGATGAAGTAAAAGAMRAGGPAGAPAANGSAEVGAADAGGRTVAVISPLVRRMARENGLDLRELTGSGRDGLILRTDVESAIRARQERESAGGAAAVTPEGARGMSGATGIVGAGTTDAVGAAPAPGGVRPLGATGAGAAAAEERIPLRGMLGAAAEKFSRSRREIPEATCWVDADATELLAARRAMNVPGAPKVSLLALLARITTAALARFPQLNATVDTRTQEIVRLPAVHLGFAAQTDRGLVVPVVRDAQARTVEGLSAEITRLTETARAGGLSLAELTHGTFTLNNYGVFGVDGSTPIINHPEAAMLGVGRIAAKPWVHKGELAVRQVVQLSLTFDHRVCDGGTAGGFLRHVADCVEQPALLLRTM, encoded by the coding sequence ATGGCCGTGGTCCGCGAATTCACCTTGCCCGACCTGGGCGAGGGCCTCACCGAGGCGACGATCGTGCACTGGATGGTCGAGGTCGGCGAGGTGGTGGCCGTCGACCAGCCGGTGGTGGAGGTCGAGACCGCCAAGGCGATGGTGGAGGTGCCGTGCCCTTACGGGGGCGTGGTGACCGCCCGCTTCGGCGGGGAGGGGGAAGAGGTCCCCGTGGGGGCGCCGCTGGTGACGGTCGCGGTGGGGGCCGTGCCCGATGACCTGGCGGGAGAGGGGCCCGGCTCCGGGGCAGGAACGGCAGAGGGGGCGCCCGGCGGCGGAGCGTCGGCGCCGGCCTCCGCCGGTGCCTCCGGGCCGGCGGCGAACGGCTCGGCGGATGCCGGGTCCGGGAACGTCCTCGTCGGGTACGGCACAAGCGCGGCGGCGGCACGGCGGCGCCGGATCCGTCCGGGGAGCGGTACGGCCCCCGGGGCGGCGGCGCGGACGCCCGGAGGAGCGGCGGAAGGCCCGGCCGGAGCCGGGACGGCAGAGGGCGCGCCTGGTGGGACGGCGGCGGTGGGGGCGGTCGGTGCCACCGGGGCCGCTGGGACCGCTGCGGCCGCCGGGGCCATGAGGGCGGGCGGTCCGGCCGGAGCGCCTGCGGCGAACGGGTCGGCCGAGGTCGGCGCGGCGGACGCCGGCGGTCGTACGGTGGCCGTCATCTCCCCGCTGGTGCGCCGGATGGCCCGGGAAAACGGACTGGATCTGCGGGAGTTGACGGGGTCGGGACGGGACGGGCTGATCCTCCGTACGGACGTCGAGAGTGCGATCCGGGCGCGGCAGGAGCGGGAGTCGGCGGGCGGCGCCGCGGCGGTGACCCCGGAGGGTGCCCGCGGGATGAGCGGTGCCACCGGAATCGTCGGCGCCGGGACGACGGACGCGGTGGGCGCCGCGCCCGCTCCCGGAGGCGTGCGGCCCCTCGGAGCGACCGGAGCCGGTGCCGCGGCGGCCGAGGAGCGGATCCCGCTGCGGGGGATGCTCGGAGCGGCCGCCGAGAAGTTCAGCCGCAGCCGCCGGGAGATCCCGGAGGCGACCTGCTGGGTGGACGCCGACGCCACCGAACTCCTCGCCGCCCGGAGGGCGATGAACGTCCCGGGCGCCCCCAAGGTGTCACTGCTCGCCCTGCTGGCGCGGATCACCACGGCGGCGCTGGCACGGTTCCCCCAGCTCAACGCCACGGTCGACACCAGGACCCAGGAGATCGTCCGGCTGCCCGCCGTCCATCTGGGCTTCGCGGCGCAGACCGACCGCGGGCTGGTCGTGCCGGTCGTACGCGACGCCCAGGCCCGTACGGTCGAGGGGCTGTCCGCCGAGATCACCCGGCTCACCGAGACCGCCAGGGCCGGTGGGCTCTCCCTGGCCGAGCTGACCCACGGCACCTTCACCCTCAACAACTACGGAGTCTTCGGCGTCGACGGCTCCACGCCGATCATCAACCACCCCGAGGCGGCGATGCTCGGCGTCGGCCGGATAGCCGCCAAACCCTGGGTGCACAAAGGGGAGTTGGCCGTCCGGCAGGTCGTCCAGCTCTCGCTCACCTTCGACCACCGGGTGTGCGACGGCGGCACCGCCGGAGGCTTCCTGCGCCATGTCGCCGACTGTGTGGAACAGCCCGCGCTGTTGCTGCGGACGATGTGA
- a CDS encoding DUF6457 domain-containing protein has product MNALTDYDTIVLAGGAARRLGGADKPALSVGGRPLLDRVLAACPDAAITVVVGPHRPTTRTVVRALEDPPGGGPLAALDAGLRHTTAPTVLVLSADLPFLTAATVHTLLAAATGMSGGAAPDGGARAQDGAAPREDAVLPGADAARDGAMLRDASGRDQPLVAAYRAEPLRRELARVRDGHGTLAGLPLRALVNGLRLERVPDTTTTASFDCDTWEDISAARARIREHGNVLDEWITAVKAELGIELDVDTAALLDLARDAAHGVARPAAPLTTFLIGYAAGQQGRDVQELTERATALANRWAAEAEQSAGPAGADGGTGAETKPAE; this is encoded by the coding sequence GTGAACGCCCTCACCGACTACGACACCATCGTGCTGGCCGGAGGCGCGGCCCGGCGGCTCGGCGGGGCGGACAAACCCGCGCTGTCCGTCGGAGGCCGCCCTCTGCTGGACCGGGTGCTCGCGGCCTGCCCCGATGCGGCGATCACCGTCGTCGTCGGCCCGCACCGCCCGACCACCCGCACCGTCGTCCGCGCACTGGAGGACCCGCCCGGCGGCGGTCCGCTCGCCGCACTGGACGCGGGCCTGCGGCACACCACCGCCCCGACGGTGCTCGTTCTCTCCGCCGATCTCCCGTTCCTGACCGCCGCGACCGTGCACACCCTGTTGGCGGCGGCGACGGGAATGTCCGGGGGCGCGGCGCCGGACGGCGGTGCCCGTGCGCAAGACGGTGCCGCGCCGCGTGAGGATGCCGTACTCCCCGGTGCCGACGCGGCCCGCGACGGGGCGATGCTGCGGGACGCCTCGGGGCGGGACCAGCCGCTGGTGGCCGCCTACCGGGCCGAGCCCCTGCGCCGTGAGCTGGCGCGCGTACGGGACGGACACGGCACCCTGGCCGGGCTGCCGCTGCGTGCCCTGGTGAACGGGCTGCGGCTCGAACGGGTCCCGGACACCACGACCACGGCCTCCTTCGACTGCGACACCTGGGAGGACATCAGCGCGGCACGCGCCCGCATCAGGGAGCATGGAAACGTGTTGGACGAATGGATCACCGCAGTCAAGGCCGAACTGGGCATCGAGCTCGATGTCGACACGGCGGCGCTTCTCGATCTCGCGCGGGACGCGGCGCACGGCGTGGCCCGGCCGGCCGCGCCGCTGACGACCTTCCTGATCGGCTACGCGGCGGGCCAACAGGGCCGGGACGTGCAGGAGCTGACCGAACGCGCTACCGCGCTGGCCAACCGCTGGGCGGCGGAGGCCGAGCAGTCCGCCGGACCGGCCGGGGCCGACGGCGGCACGGGTGCCGAAACGAAGCCCGCAGAATGA
- a CDS encoding molybdopterin molybdotransferase MoeA has translation MTVGEFDGDFDFVGDFGGEPGGPAGRARRGAAADERPDDPFEEALALANASTRARVRPEAGTGAGAGTRAGTGAGTWTGTGHTTARGPSAGREATAAHSSADGGGRDVPYTPDDPFSLDDPLALGNRRSGASDSPDSSSTPKSPSSPGSPGSSGSPVSPRSLGSSRFSEPSGSPEPSGPHDPSAPTGPGPGPDPGSGPAPGHRPKATPGALPWHTAREIAERAVSGPPAPENSALGEALGRTLAAPLVALTDLPSFDTSAMDGWAVSGPGPWRIDHPAGTAASDAPPGILAGHPSAEALRDGHAIPIATGARVPSGATAVLRSEHGEVREPSGGGRRLYAPRPAPPGQDIRPRGQECRRGDQLLPAGSLVTPAVLGLAAAAGYDELTAYPRPRAEVLVLGDELLDQGPPREGRIRDALGPMLAPWLHALGIEAVAPRHLADDADTLYAAVDRSTADVVITTGGTASGPVDHVHPTLRRLGAEALVDGVAVRPGHPMLLARLAPHRHLVGLPGNPLAAVSGLVTLAEPLLRALAARPPAAPFFMPLAAPVHGHPQDTRLVPVAYREDERHGLMAMPLHFHGPAMLRGIASADALAVVPPGGAERGTEIELLELPWAAGLSAGWSPGSSTGWTAPGGA, from the coding sequence ATGACGGTCGGAGAGTTCGACGGCGACTTCGACTTCGTCGGCGATTTCGGCGGGGAGCCCGGCGGCCCGGCGGGCCGGGCCAGGCGCGGGGCAGCCGCGGACGAGAGGCCCGACGACCCGTTCGAGGAGGCGCTCGCGCTGGCCAACGCCTCGACGCGGGCGCGCGTACGGCCCGAAGCCGGGACCGGAGCGGGGGCAGGGACCAGGGCCGGGACCGGAGCCGGGACCTGGACCGGGACCGGGCACACGACCGCGAGGGGGCCGTCCGCCGGCCGTGAGGCCACGGCAGCCCACTCGTCCGCAGACGGGGGCGGCCGCGACGTCCCCTACACGCCGGACGATCCCTTCTCCCTCGACGACCCCCTCGCCCTCGGGAACAGGCGCTCCGGTGCCTCCGACTCCCCCGACTCCTCCAGCACCCCCAAGTCCCCCAGTTCCCCCGGTTCCCCCGGTTCCTCCGGTTCCCCCGTTTCGCCCCGCTCCCTCGGCTCCTCCCGCTTTTCCGAGCCGTCCGGCTCACCCGAGCCCTCCGGCCCCCACGACCCCTCGGCACCCACCGGCCCCGGCCCCGGCCCTGACCCGGGCTCCGGCCCGGCCCCCGGCCACCGCCCCAAGGCCACCCCGGGCGCCCTCCCCTGGCACACCGCCCGGGAGATCGCCGAGCGCGCCGTATCCGGTCCGCCCGCGCCGGAGAACTCGGCGCTCGGCGAGGCGCTCGGCCGTACGCTCGCGGCGCCCCTCGTCGCGCTCACCGACCTGCCGTCGTTCGACACCTCCGCGATGGACGGCTGGGCGGTCTCCGGCCCCGGCCCCTGGCGCATCGACCACCCGGCCGGCACGGCCGCATCCGATGCCCCTCCCGGCATACTCGCCGGTCACCCCTCTGCCGAGGCGCTCCGCGACGGCCATGCGATCCCGATCGCCACGGGTGCGCGGGTGCCGTCCGGCGCCACCGCGGTGCTCCGCAGCGAGCACGGCGAGGTCCGTGAGCCGAGCGGCGGCGGACGGCGGCTGTACGCACCGCGGCCCGCGCCGCCCGGCCAGGACATCCGCCCGCGGGGCCAGGAGTGCCGGCGGGGCGACCAGCTGCTGCCCGCCGGTTCCCTGGTGACCCCCGCCGTCCTCGGCCTGGCCGCAGCGGCCGGTTACGACGAGCTGACCGCGTACCCCAGGCCGCGCGCCGAAGTCCTCGTACTGGGCGACGAGTTGCTCGACCAGGGCCCGCCCAGGGAAGGCCGGATCCGGGACGCGCTCGGCCCGATGCTCGCCCCGTGGCTGCATGCGCTGGGCATCGAGGCGGTCGCGCCGCGCCATCTTGCCGACGACGCCGACACCCTGTACGCCGCCGTCGACCGGTCCACCGCCGACGTGGTGATCACCACCGGTGGCACCGCGTCGGGCCCCGTCGACCATGTGCACCCCACCCTGCGCAGGCTGGGGGCAGAGGCGCTGGTCGACGGCGTGGCGGTACGCCCGGGGCACCCCATGCTGCTCGCCCGCCTGGCCCCGCACCGGCACCTCGTCGGCCTGCCCGGCAACCCGCTCGCCGCCGTCTCCGGCCTGGTCACGCTCGCCGAACCGCTGCTCCGCGCGCTCGCCGCCCGACCGCCCGCCGCGCCGTTCTTCATGCCGCTGGCCGCCCCCGTCCACGGGCATCCCCAGGACACCCGGCTCGTCCCGGTGGCCTACCGCGAGGACGAACGGCACGGCCTGATGGCGATGCCGCTGCACTTCCACGGCCCCGCCATGCTGCGCGGCATCGCGTCCGCCGATGCGCTGGCCGTCGTCCCGCCCGGTGGCGCGGAGCGCGGCACCGAGATCGAACTCCTGGAACTCCCCTGGGCGGCCGGGCTGTCGGCAGGCTGGTCCCCGGGGTCCTCGACGGGCTGGACCGCACCCGGAGGCGCGTAA
- a CDS encoding potassium channel family protein: MSDEQQPRRRTGRFAVLRSLWSRTRTEARDDSEAGRSIVMPAQDMAPPLQQVLRRLMMALGVLALTTLIVWVDRGGYRDNAHQTVDFLSAAYYATVTLSTTGYGDITPVSDSARLTNILVITPLRVLFLIILVGTTLEVLTARTRHQVRIHRWRSRMRDHTVVIGYGTKGRHTIETLIGQGVPQEKIVVVDPQKAAVDAASSDGFVGVHGDATRSDTLTRAELQRAARIVVATQRDDTAALVTLTARQLNKHASLVVAVREDENVPLLKQSGADLVITSSSAAGRLLGMSMASPYVGTVLEDLLTYGSGLDLDERPVTRSEAGRSPRELDDLVVAVVRGHRVLNFGDPQAATLELTDRVITISQAVPSS; encoded by the coding sequence ATGAGCGACGAGCAGCAACCACGCCGCAGGACCGGCAGATTCGCCGTCCTCCGCTCCCTCTGGTCGCGCACCCGGACCGAGGCCAGGGACGACAGCGAGGCCGGCCGCTCCATCGTGATGCCCGCCCAGGACATGGCGCCGCCCCTCCAACAGGTCCTGCGGCGGCTGATGATGGCGCTCGGCGTCCTGGCCCTCACGACGTTGATCGTCTGGGTGGACCGCGGCGGCTACCGCGACAACGCCCACCAGACCGTCGACTTCCTCAGCGCGGCCTACTACGCGACGGTCACCCTCTCGACCACCGGCTACGGCGACATCACTCCGGTCAGCGACAGCGCGCGGCTGACCAACATCCTGGTCATCACGCCGCTGCGCGTGCTGTTCCTGATCATCCTGGTCGGCACCACGCTCGAAGTGCTCACCGCGCGCACCCGGCACCAGGTGCGCATCCACCGTTGGAGGTCCCGCATGCGAGATCACACCGTCGTCATCGGGTACGGGACGAAGGGCCGGCACACCATCGAGACCCTGATCGGTCAGGGCGTCCCGCAGGAGAAGATCGTCGTCGTCGACCCGCAGAAGGCCGCCGTGGACGCCGCGAGCAGCGACGGCTTCGTGGGCGTGCACGGCGACGCCACCCGCTCCGACACCCTGACCAGGGCCGAACTGCAGCGTGCCGCGCGCATCGTCGTGGCCACCCAGCGCGACGACACCGCGGCCCTGGTCACGCTGACGGCGCGGCAGCTCAACAAGCACGCATCCCTCGTGGTGGCCGTCCGGGAGGACGAGAACGTGCCGCTGCTGAAGCAGAGCGGCGCCGACCTGGTCATCACGAGTTCCAGCGCCGCGGGCCGGCTGCTCGGTATGTCCATGGCCAGCCCGTACGTCGGCACGGTCCTGGAGGATCTGCTGACCTACGGCAGCGGCCTGGATCTGGACGAACGGCCGGTGACGAGGAGCGAGGCGGGCCGCTCTCCCCGTGAGCTCGACGACCTGGTGGTGGCCGTCGTACGGGGACACCGGGTGCTGAACTTCGGCGACCCGCAGGCCGCGACGCTCGAACTCACCGACCGCGTCATCACCATCAGCCAGGCGGTGCCGAGCAGCTGA
- a CDS encoding NAD(P)H-quinone oxidoreductase, whose amino-acid sequence MRAITIPEPGGPEALVWADVPDPQPAEGEVLIEVVASAVNRADLLQRQGFYDPPPGSSLYPGLECAGRIVEVGPGVHGWAVGDEVCALLAGGGYAEKVAVPAGQVLPVPSGLDLVSAAALPEVTCTVWSNVFMIAHLRPGETVLVHGGASGIGTMAIQLAKAVGARVAVTAGGPDKLARCAELGADILIDYREQDFVQEIRKATDGKGADVILDIIGAKYLQRNIKALAVSGRLAIIGLQGGVKAEVNLAALMAKRAAITGAGLRARPLNEKAAIVAAVREHVWPLIGNGQVRPIVDRTLPMSEAAEAHRVVDDSAHVGKVVLTV is encoded by the coding sequence ATGCGAGCGATCACTATCCCGGAGCCCGGTGGACCCGAAGCACTTGTCTGGGCGGATGTGCCCGATCCGCAGCCCGCCGAGGGCGAGGTCCTGATCGAGGTCGTGGCCAGCGCCGTGAACCGCGCCGACCTGCTCCAGCGCCAGGGCTTCTACGACCCGCCGCCCGGGTCCTCTCTGTACCCGGGGCTGGAGTGCGCGGGGCGGATCGTCGAGGTCGGTCCCGGCGTGCACGGCTGGGCCGTCGGCGACGAGGTGTGCGCGCTGCTGGCGGGCGGCGGCTATGCGGAGAAGGTCGCCGTCCCGGCCGGTCAGGTCCTGCCGGTGCCGAGCGGCCTGGATCTGGTCTCGGCCGCCGCGCTGCCCGAGGTGACCTGCACGGTCTGGTCGAACGTCTTCATGATCGCGCACCTGCGGCCCGGCGAGACGGTGCTGGTCCACGGCGGTGCCAGCGGCATCGGGACCATGGCCATCCAGCTCGCCAAGGCGGTCGGTGCGCGGGTCGCGGTCACCGCGGGCGGTCCCGACAAGCTGGCCCGCTGTGCCGAGCTGGGCGCGGACATTCTCATCGACTACCGCGAGCAGGACTTCGTCCAGGAGATCCGCAAGGCCACCGACGGCAAGGGCGCGGACGTCATCCTCGACATCATCGGCGCGAAGTACCTGCAGCGGAACATCAAGGCGCTGGCGGTCAGCGGGCGGCTGGCCATCATCGGTCTGCAGGGCGGGGTGAAGGCGGAGGTGAACCTCGCCGCGCTGATGGCGAAGCGCGCCGCGATCACCGGCGCCGGGCTGCGCGCCCGCCCGCTGAACGAGAAGGCGGCCATCGTCGCCGCCGTTCGCGAGCACGTCTGGCCGCTGATCGGCAACGGACAGGTGCGGCCGATCGTGGACCGTACGCTCCCGATGTCCGAGGCCGCCGAGGCGCACCGCGTCGTGGACGACAGCGCGCACGTCGGCAAGGTCGTGCTGACGGTCTGA
- a CDS encoding chromosomal replication initiator protein DnaA yields MVAPGFRSRIATGLLVAAVVLPVPIGATSAAAADRRAPSDRPPHFVRPGDQPEDDFAQEEAGAEEYAFDGDGADDFAGDRRPVDGRGGEGRRRYHGRHGHPGAPARFPELPPRFSGMPESFPDFPHRPSRHFGGPRMHGRWHHRPHHPFGPAFIGPAGPPYPLPGSDYGSVDYPRRGHHGPSAGADSPDADRAYQRPGRRAPAPKHHRPSASAAPATGESPARSSSSRRFDVADRLTQHPYEALPPLPTPAPPDKGVRSGPDSADGDVVATAGPYALESPGAPVERVLPLGAGLALTGLGLAFFALRLRRS; encoded by the coding sequence GTGGTCGCTCCAGGTTTCCGTTCGCGCATTGCCACCGGTCTGTTGGTGGCCGCCGTCGTCCTGCCCGTGCCGATAGGGGCGACCTCAGCGGCGGCGGCGGACCGGCGGGCACCTTCCGACCGTCCCCCGCATTTCGTCCGCCCGGGCGATCAGCCCGAGGACGACTTCGCGCAGGAGGAAGCCGGGGCCGAGGAGTACGCCTTCGACGGTGACGGGGCCGACGACTTCGCGGGCGACCGTCGTCCGGTCGACGGCCGGGGCGGCGAAGGGCGCCGGAGGTACCACGGGCGCCACGGTCACCCGGGCGCCCCGGCACGCTTCCCCGAGCTGCCGCCTCGCTTCTCCGGCATGCCGGAGTCCTTCCCGGACTTCCCGCACCGGCCCTCGCGCCACTTCGGCGGCCCCCGTATGCACGGACGGTGGCACCATCGCCCGCATCACCCGTTCGGCCCTGCCTTCATCGGGCCGGCCGGCCCGCCCTACCCCCTCCCGGGGTCCGACTACGGCAGCGTGGACTACCCGCGGCGCGGTCATCACGGGCCGTCCGCCGGTGCGGACTCTCCCGACGCCGACCGTGCGTACCAGCGGCCCGGTCGCCGCGCCCCGGCGCCGAAGCACCACAGGCCCTCGGCGTCCGCGGCTCCCGCCACGGGCGAGAGCCCGGCTCGCTCGTCCTCCTCGCGCCGCTTCGACGTCGCGGACCGGCTCACCCAGCACCCCTACGAGGCGCTGCCGCCGCTCCCGACCCCGGCCCCCCCGGACAAGGGCGTGCGCTCCGGGCCGGACAGTGCGGATGGTGACGTGGTCGCCACGGCCGGTCCCTATGCCCTGGAATCCCCGGGCGCGCCGGTCGAGCGGGTCCTTCCGCTGGGCGCCGGTCTCGCGCTCACCGGCCTGGGGCTCGCCTTCTTCGCCCTGCGGCTGCGCCGGAGCTGA
- a CDS encoding bacterial proteasome activator family protein — translation MDMPMNERSQENPHVLVVGPDGMALGSTGSGGGDDGDEPRETPVTDMVEQPAKVMRIGSMIKQLLEEVKSAPLDEASRVRLKEIHSSSVKELEDGLAPELVEELERLSLPFTDESVPTDAELRIAQAQLVGWLEGLFHGIQTALFAQQMAARAQLESMRRALPPGAMPMDGEEGKPGQGGARSGPYL, via the coding sequence ATGGATATGCCGATGAATGAACGGTCGCAGGAGAATCCGCACGTCCTGGTCGTCGGCCCGGACGGCATGGCACTCGGCAGCACCGGCTCCGGTGGCGGGGACGACGGCGACGAGCCTCGTGAGACCCCTGTGACGGACATGGTCGAACAGCCTGCGAAGGTCATGCGCATCGGCAGCATGATCAAGCAGTTGCTGGAAGAGGTGAAGTCCGCTCCCCTGGACGAGGCGAGCCGGGTCCGGCTGAAGGAGATCCACTCCAGCTCGGTCAAGGAGCTGGAGGACGGGCTGGCGCCCGAGCTGGTCGAGGAGCTGGAGCGGCTGTCGCTGCCGTTCACCGATGAGTCGGTGCCGACGGATGCGGAGCTGCGGATCGCCCAGGCGCAGTTGGTGGGCTGGTTGGAGGGCCTCTTCCACGGCATCCAGACCGCGCTCTTCGCGCAGCAGATGGCCGCCCGCGCACAGCTGGAGTCGATGCGGCGCGCGCTGCCGCCCGGCGCCATGCCGATGGACGGCGAGGAGGGCAAGCCCGGCCAGGGCGGCGCCCGTTCGGGGCCGTACCTCTGA